From Microbacterium sp. CGR2:
GGGAAGACGGTCATCACGGGCAAGGTGAACGACAAGGCCACCTGGAACGACGGCACCGTGATCGACTGGACCGCCTTCGAGACGACCTGGAAGGCCTACAACGGCACCGACGAGGCGTACAAGGTCAACTCGACGGATAACTACAAGGACATCGAGTCCGTCGAGAAGGGCGAGACCGACAAGGACGTCGTCATCACGTTCAAGAAGGAGTTCGCCTGGCCTGAGGCGGTCTTCTCGACCCTGCTCCACCCCGCGGTGAACACAGCAGAGATCTTCAATACCGGCTTCCTCGAGAGCCCGCACCCGGAGTGGGGCGCTGGTCCGTACAAGCTCACCGACTATGACGTGAAGGGTCAGACGGCGACTTTCGAACCGAACGAGATGTGGTGGGGCGACGCCCCGTTGCTCGACGAGGTCACGTTCAGGGGGCTCGACGAGACTGCAGCCATCAACGCCTTCAAGAACGACGAGATCGACATGGTCGAGACGCCGAACAAGGACTTCCTCGCTCAGGTCGCGGGCATGGAGGACGTCGTGACCTACCGCGCGCAGCGTACGTCCAAGACGGTTCTCATCGTGGACTCCGACAAGCCGCAGTTCGAGGACATCGCCGTTCGTGAGGCGTTCTTCCTCGGGACCGACATCGACCAGCTCAAGCAGGTCATCTGGAACGGTCTGGACTACGAGGAGGAACCGGCCGGTTCGTTGAACATGTACGACTTCCAGGAGGGTTACTCGGATTCGTACGCCGAAGCGGGCTTGGAGCACGATGCCGAGAAGGCCAAGGAGCTTCTTGACGAGGCCGGATGGGCTGAAGGAGAGGACGGGATCCGGGAGAAGGATGGAACCAAGCTCTCTGTCGTCTTCCCGACCCACAACGACAGCCCGACGACGCTCGCGATGCTTCAGGCGCTGCAGCAGCAGCAGAAGGAGATCGGGTTCGATGTGAAGATCGAGCAGCGCGCGTCTGCGGACTTCTCCACCGACTTCACGACGAAGAACTGGGATGCGTTCATGCTGCAGTTCACCGATGGTGACCCGTTCGGACCGGCATACTTCTGCCAGCTCTACTGCTCTGACAGCAGTCTGAACCTGTCCGGTACCAGCACCGAGGAGATCGACGCCCAGATCAAGGACGAGGTCGAGTCGCAGACGACGGCCGAGGCCTGGACCGAGGCATCGATGAAGCTCGAGCCGGAGATCATCAAGGAGACGTGGGGAGTCATCCCGCTCTACAACGGCCCCTGGATCGTCACCGCCAAGGAAGGTCTCGCCAACCTCACCCCTGAACCCTACGTGGGTCTGGACGGCTTCGGCGTGACCCCGGTGGAGAACGTCGGCTGGGAGAAGTAATACCCTGACACTCCGTGTCGAGGCGGGGCCGGTGGTTCATCCACCGGCCCCGCCTTCCTTATACGACTACTCGAGCTTGGCTCGCTGTGACTCGGTTGTTCACGCGACTGCGTTCGCGTTATTCTGTCGCCGAAAAGGCACACCAACGGAGGGTGAACTCATGAAGAAGAGAGCAGTGATCCGCAACGGCTTCGTCGGACTGGGGATGGCAACGATGCTCGTCCTTGGACCTGCGCTCTCTGCCGGCGCCGTCATCAAGATCATGCCGCCGTCTGAAGGCGACGCCCCGCACGGAACTTACACCTGCTACATCAAGGGACAACGAACGGTGTGCTTGCGGTGAGTGTGAGCCGTCGCGAATCAGCCGAATGATCGAAGCGGGGCCGGTGGTTCATCCACCGGCCCCGCCTTCCTTATGCTGAACGCGTGAGCGTTCAGATAGTCTTCGTGCACGGCATCCGTACCTCCGCGACGATGTGGCGCTCCCAGCTCGCTTATCTCGACGCGCGGGGTCAGGCGTACACCGCCGTCGACCTCCCCGGCCACGGCTCGCGAATGGACGAGGACTTCTCGATCCATGAGGCGTTGCACACCATCGACGTCGCCGTGCGGGCCGCCGCCGAGAAAGGCCCCGTGTTGCTCGTCGGCCATTCCATGGGCGGCCTGCTCTCTC
This genomic window contains:
- a CDS encoding ABC transporter family substrate-binding protein codes for the protein MKVTRKLASIIAVSGAVALVLSGCAAGNGNTGTDGGETSQETKATDHNPQSRENLKEGGEVRFAINEITPQMNIGNSDASADTVRLAAWYTPQVLLIDPDGTVKPNPAYLDSWEIETKDGKTVITGKVNDKATWNDGTVIDWTAFETTWKAYNGTDEAYKVNSTDNYKDIESVEKGETDKDVVITFKKEFAWPEAVFSTLLHPAVNTAEIFNTGFLESPHPEWGAGPYKLTDYDVKGQTATFEPNEMWWGDAPLLDEVTFRGLDETAAINAFKNDEIDMVETPNKDFLAQVAGMEDVVTYRAQRTSKTVLIVDSDKPQFEDIAVREAFFLGTDIDQLKQVIWNGLDYEEEPAGSLNMYDFQEGYSDSYAEAGLEHDAEKAKELLDEAGWAEGEDGIREKDGTKLSVVFPTHNDSPTTLAMLQALQQQQKEIGFDVKIEQRASADFSTDFTTKNWDAFMLQFTDGDPFGPAYFCQLYCSDSSLNLSGTSTEEIDAQIKDEVESQTTAEAWTEASMKLEPEIIKETWGVIPLYNGPWIVTAKEGLANLTPEPYVGLDGFGVTPVENVGWEK